A stretch of Ipomoea triloba cultivar NCNSP0323 chromosome 11, ASM357664v1 DNA encodes these proteins:
- the LOC115995775 gene encoding uncharacterized protein LOC115995775: MASSSCTSVYSCSLVRNSQCLPSLSPPAAAASVIKRPSHFPKLKISHLNSCKFNHIFFPLPSTTAGRSSAFARAAAARRSGGGGDNSDEKEEKQEEEEEEEVEEELPWIQEKALDLVEFTGSVTQAIPGPRVGGSSLPWILAVPLAYFGITFVIAFVKTVRKFNSPRAKRRKLVNKNAFLCKSIDELFEKGRQNVDDSELKDLMKKTNFEMEDILRKYIRYALNEKPFNPDLVADLIQLRKASLLSDSQVAGILNEISSRIVKDKGPVVMDMSGYSEKGFKRKLAVQALFGKIYYLSEMPEFCSRDSSLTVKEIFGVADEDAEKLRLHTISDAGDMDSLEKMVDGSDSEDSSDESSDAS; the protein is encoded by the exons ATGGCGTCTTCGTCTTGTACTAGCGTTTACAGCTGTTCTCTCGTTCGTAATTCCCAATGCCTACCGAGTCTATCTCCTCCTGCCGCCGCCGCTTCCGTCATCAAGAGACCTTCCCATTtcccaaaattgaaaatatcaCACTTAAACAGCTGcaaatttaatcatattttcTTCCCTTTACCTTCCACTACTGCAGGCCGCTCATCGGCCTTCGCCAGAGCGGCGGCCGCTAGGAGAAGCGGTGGCGGCGGCGATAATAGTgatgagaaagaagagaaacaagaagaagaagaagaagaagaggtggAGGAAGAACTACCGTGGATACAGGAAAAGGCATTGGACCTCGTTGAATTCACGGGCTCCGTCACTCAGGCAATTCCTGGGCCTCGTGTCGGTGGGAGTTCCTTGCCATGGATTCTCGCCGTGCCCTTGGCTTATTTTGGCATCACATTTGTTATTGCCTTCGTTAAGACCGTCCGGAAGTTCAATTCCCCTAGAGCGAAGCGTCGAAAATTG GTCAATAAAAATGCTTTCCTGTGCAAATCAATTGATGAGCTCTTTGAGAAAGGACGACAAAATGTTGATGACTCAGAGTTGAAGGACCTGATGAAAAAG ACAAATTTTGAAATGGAGGATATTTTGCGCAAATATATTCGATATGCCTTGAATGAGAAACCGTTTAACCCAGATTTGGTAGCTGATTTGATTCAACTCAGGAAGGCCTCACTTTTAAGTGATTCTCAAGTAGCTGGAATCCTTAATGAGATCTCAAGTCGTATTGTTAAAGATAAAG GTCCTGTTGTCATGGACATGTCTGGGTATTCTGAGAAGGGTTTCAAGAGAAAACTCGCGGTGCAAGCACTTTTTGgaaagatttattatttgtcaGAG ATGCCTGAGTTTTGTTCAAGGGATAGCTCTTTAACAGTTAAAGAAATATTTGGGGTAGCAGA TGAGGATGCCGAAAAGCTTAGGTTGCATACTATCTCAGATGCCGGGGATATGGATTCTCTGGAAAAGATGGTTGATGGCTCAGATTCAGAAGATTCAAGTGACGAGTCATCTGATGCTTCCTAA